In a single window of the Populus alba chromosome 16, ASM523922v2, whole genome shotgun sequence genome:
- the LOC118036585 gene encoding serine/threonine-protein kinase D6PKL2, whose protein sequence is MASKTGSKASSKQHQKTAGFQRADVTDLRHLSLQGSKPSKPQQINHEQVQSLVENMPKQVLLEASENKKLPNSNQEGASDSLSNKLESNSSLPCLEQSSIEVDSIVNETRGSQDVSVDQEKKISEYGSVKNSSVSAKVSDGTSSLAKTSGSAKMSDRVDYAESGKRSLCRGSTSSDVSDESTCSSFSSSINKPHKANDLRWEAIQAVRAKDGVLGLSHFRLLKRLGCGDIGSVYLSELSGTKCYFAMKVMDKGSLASRKKLLRAQTEREILQSLDHPFLPSLYTHFETDKFSCLVMEFCPGGDLHTLRQRQPGKHFLEQAVKFYVAEVLLALEYLHMLGIIYRDLKPENVLVRDDGHIMLSDFDLSLRCAVSPTLVKTASLEADPFRKNPVYCVQPACIEPSCIQPSCVAPTTCFGPRLFSSKSKKDRKPKNELGNQVSPLPELIAEPTDARSMSFVGTHEYLAPEIIKGEGHGSAVDWWTFGIFLYELLFGKTPFKGSGNRATLFNVVGQPLRFPESPVVSFAARDLIRGLLVKEPQHRLASKRGATEIKQHPFFEGVNWALIRCATPPEIPKPVEIERIPAPASTSEKATTVAAAPGQKGSDNYLEFDFF, encoded by the exons ATGGCCTCAAAAACTGGTAGCAAAGCATCCTCAAAACAGCACCAGAAAACAGCTGGTTTTCAAAGAGCGGATGTCACTGATCTCAGGCATTTGTCTTTGCAGGGCTCAAAGCCGAGCAAGCCCCAGCAGATTAATCATGAGCAGGTGCAATCTTTAGTAGAAAATATGCCAAAGCAGGTTTTGTTAGAAGCTTCTGAAAATAAAAAGCTTCCGAATTCTAATCAAGAGGGGGCTTCTGATTCTTTGAGTAATAAGTTGGAATCAAATTCATCCTTGCCCTGTCTTGAACAATCATCAATTGAGGTGGATTCTATTGTCAATGAGACTAGAGGCTCACAGGATGTTTCTGTTGatcaagagaagaaaatatcAGAATATGGAAGTGTAAAAAACAGCTCGGTATCTGCCAAAGTTAGTGATGGAACCAGCAGCCTGGCTAAGACGAGTGGAAGTGCCAAAATGAGTGACCGTGTTGATTATGCCGAGAGTGGCAAGAGGAGTTTGTGTAGAGGAAGCACCAGCAGCGATGTTAGTGATGAAAGCACTTGTAGTAGCTTTAGTAGTAGCATCAACAAACCTCACAAAGCAAATGACTTGAGATGGGAAGCCATCCAAGCTGTTAGAGCAAAAGATGGGGTTTTAGGTTTGAGTCATTTTAGACTGCTGAAGAGGTTGGGTTGTGGGGATATTGGTAGTGTATACCTGTCTGAGCTGAGTGGAACTAAGTGTTATTTTGCAATGAAGGTAATGGACAAAGGTTCTCTTGCCAGTCGTAAGAAGCTGCTTCGGGCTCAGACAGAGAGAGAAATATTGCAATCTTTGGACCACCCTTTCCTTCCGTCGCTCTACACCCACTTTGAAACAGATAAATTTTCATGTCTGGTAATGGAGTTCTGTCCTGGAGGAGATTTGCACACTCTTAGGCAGAGGCAGCCAGGGAAACACTTTCTGGAGCAGGCAGTAAA ATTTTATGTAGCAGAGGTTCTGCTTGCTTTGGAATATTTGCATATGCTTGGGATCATTTACCGTGATCTTAAGCCAGAGAATGTCCTTGTGAGGGATGATGGACATATAATGCTCTCCGACTTCGACCTTTCCCTCCGTTGTGCTGTGAGCCCAACACTTGTCAAAACAGCATCTCTTGAGGCTGACCCATTTCGAAAGAACCCTGTTTACTGTGTTCAACCAGCTTGTATCGAGCCTTCATGCATCCAGCCATCCTGTGTTGCTCCTACAACATGCTTTGGGCCCCGCCTCTTTTCTAGCAAGTCCAAGAAGGATAGGaaacccaaaaatgaactaGGAAATCAAGTCAGTCCATTACCCGAGCTCATAGCAGAGCCAACAGATGCAAGGTCAATGTCTTTTGTTGGAACCCACGAGTATTTGGCACCTGAGATCATCAAGGGTGAAGGTCATGGAAGTGCTGTTGACTGGTGGACTTTTGGAATTTTTCTATATGAACTCTTATTCGGGAAAACTCCCTTCAAGGGATCTGGAAACCGAGCCACATTGTTCAATGTTGTTGGCCAGCCTCTTCGATTCCCAGAATCACCAGTTGTCAGTTTTGCAGCTAGGGATCTCATAAGGGGTTTACTTGTAAAAGAACCACAGCATAGATTAGCATCCAAACGAGGCGCAACTGAAATAAAGCAACACCCCTTCTTTGAAGGCGTGAATTGGGCATTAATACGCTGTGCTACCCCACCCGAGATCCCTAAGCCAGTTGAGATTGAGCGGATACCTGCCCCAGCATCAACAAGTGAAAAGGCCACAACAGTTGCAGCTGCTCCTGGTCAAAAAGGTTCTGATAATTACCTGGAGTTTGATTTCTTTTAG
- the LOC118036591 gene encoding phosphatidylinositol/phosphatidylcholine transfer protein SFH9 — protein sequence MGTVSQDAINQFKALMDQVEEPLKRTYQTVHQGYQAETLARFLKAREWNVTKAHKMLLDCLNWRVHNEIDNILTKPIVPTDLYRAVRDSHLIGMSGYSREGLPVFAHGVGLSTYDKASVHYYVQSHIQINEYRDRIVLPTASKKYGRPITTGVKVLDMSGLKLSALNQIKTVTLISTIDDLNYPEKTHTYYIVNAPYVFSACWKVVKPLLQERTRKKIQVLSGNGRDELLKIMDYASLPHFCKREGSGSSRHSGYANDNCFSLDHPFHQQLYNYVKQKSLESEPSQPIKQGSFHVDLPEPAVEGMEIAKTIESQMHNFEKGNGVSGSLNGLKINDPDA from the exons atgggGACTGTTTCGCAGGATGCAATCAACCAGTTTAAGGCATTGATGGATCAAG TTGAGGAGCCATTGAAGAGAACTTATCAG ACTGTCCATCAAGGATATCAAGCTGAAACGCTGGCACGTTTTCTAAAAGCTAGAGAATGGAATGTTACCAAAGCCCATAAAATG TTACTGGATTGTTTGAACTGGAGGGTACACAATGAGATCGACAATATATTAACG AAACCCATAGTTCCAACTGATTTGTACAGAGCAGTGCGTGATTCCCATCTCATAGGAATGTCGGGTTACTCCCGAGAG GGGCTTCCTGTATTTGCTCATGGTGTTGGGCTCAGCACATATGACAAAGCATCT GTCCACTACTATGTGCAGTCTCACATTCAAATCAACGAATATCGGGACCGCATTGTTTTG cctACCGCATCAAAAAAGTATGGGCGACCAATAACAACCGGCGTGAAGGTTTTGGATATGTCTGGCCTAAAGCTTTCAGCACTGAACCAAATAAAG ACGGTGACCCTTATTTCAACTATTGATGACTTGAACTACCCAGAGAAAACACATACATATTACATTGTAAATGCCCCATATGTATTTTCAGCTTGTTGGAAG GTTGTTAAGCCTCTGCTGCAGGAgaggacaagaaaaaaaattcaggtgtTGTCTGGAAACGGGCGAGATGAGCTGTTGAAG ATAATGGATTATGCATCTCTTCCACATTTTTGTAAAAGAGAAGGGTCTGGATCATCTCGACATTCAGGGTATGCAAATGACAACTGCTTTTCCTTGGATCATCCCTTTCATCAACAGCTATACAACTACGTCAAGCAGAAATCTTTAGAGAGTGAACCTTCTCAACCAATCAAGCAAGGGTCTTTCCACGTGGATCTGCCTGAGCCAGCTGTCGAAGGAATGGAGATAGCTAAAACAATTGAATCCCAGATGCATAATTTTGAGAAAGGGAATGGGGTTTCTGGGTCCCTGAATGGACTCAAAATCAATGACCCAGATGCATAA
- the LOC118036587 gene encoding WEB family protein At1g12150, whose amino-acid sequence MVNIRGADQQKGSASPRADVGEIDTKKPFQSVKAAVSLFGEVALKGKPAVRRSRLSSENVIDKETQLLLAQREVSRFKRVLQSGETTKARANSELQKAKRTLNDLTTKHKAVDESKKSAIETAEAVKEKARRLEEAKSQQLVGNAARKRELDEARQQYKMAAHELNAAKQQINKIRQDFDAALESKSSSFQHAAETQRSANMNKERVSELSKEIGAMRESAQQLKIASAQIQEQQENLVEEKDARIHFCKAATAEAEKNLEILKKEYDPELTKNLEAKLAETSAEIELLQEEMKKAHAFEMEKVKVLTIEFNEATKALKEIATEEISLRHMLTSLTAELENVKTEKIELLEKDIEKEYAAMEKETESARREAEELKKKAEEMKKNAEELKEETKNARLLAQDVEGKLELALKEAEEAKAAEKKTHEDMKTLSERESIQDQDFDNKIKLAPEEFESLKKKEEESGNIADTKVADAMAQIEVVKARNKEAEKKFKANLKAIEEIKEATDMALRSAEMSEAAEQTLETQLQRWREEAQTMVVA is encoded by the exons ATGGTAAACATCAGGGGAGCAGATCAACAAAAAGGTTCAGCATCACCAAGGGCAGATGTGGGAGAGATTGACACCAAGAAGCCATTTCAATCTGTCAAAGCTGCGGTTAGTTTATTTGGAGAAGTAGCTCTCAAAGGGAAACCTGCTGTCAGGAGATCAAGGCTTTCTTCAGAG AATGTGATTGACAAGGAGACACAACTTCTGCTGGCTCAAAGAGAAGTAAGCAGGTTCAAGAGGGTGCTGCAGAGTGGCGAAACTACAAAAGCTCGAGCGAATTCTGAACTTCAAAAGGCTAAGAGAACATTGAATGATTTAACCACCAAGCACAAAGCTGTAGATGAGTCCAAGAAATCAGCAATAGAAACTGCAGAAGCGGTAAAAGAAAAGGCTAGGCGACTTGAAGAAGCAAAATCCCAACAACTCGTGGGGAATGCAGCTCGAAAACGGGAATTGGATGAGGCAAGACAACAGTACAAGATGGCTGCTCATGAACTTAATGCTGCAAAGCAACAAATCAACAAGATCCGACAGGATTTTGATGCAGCATTGGAGTCAAAATCGTCTTCGTTCCAGCACGCAGCAGAAACTCAGCGTTCGGCAAATATGAACAAAGAAAGGGTTAGTGAGCTTTCGAAGGAAATTGGAGCTATGCGGGAATCAGCTCAACAACTGAAGATTGCTTCTGCGCAAATCCAAGAACAGCAGGAAAATTTAGTGGAAGAAAAAGATGCTCGCATACATTTTTGTAAGGCTGCCACGGCAGAAGCAGAAAAGAACTTGGAGATTTTGAAGAAAGAATATGATCCTGAGCTCACAAAGAATCTTGAGGCGAAGCTCGCAGAAACATCTGCAGAGATTGAACTTTTACAAGAGGAGATGAAAAAGGCCCATGCCTTCGAAATGGAAAAGGTGAAGGTTTTAACCATCGAGTTCAATGAAGCAACGAAGGCACTGAAAGAAATTGCCACCGAAGAGATTTCTCTTCGACATATGTTGACATCCCTTACAGCAGAATTGGAGAACGTGAAGACAGAGAAAATTGAATTGCTGGAGAAAGATATAGAGAAAGAATATGCTGCAATGGAAAAAGAAACTGAAAGTGCTAGAAGAGAAGCCGAAGAGTTGAAGAAGAAAGCcgaggagatgaagaagaatgcTGAAGAGCTgaaggaagaaacaaaaaatgccAGATTACTGGCTCAAGATGTGGAGGGAAAGCTAGAACTTGCTCTTAAAGAGGCTGAAGAAGCCAAGGCAGCAGAAAAGAAAACTCACGAAGATATGAAGACATTATCTGAAAGAGAGAGCattcaagatcaagatttcGACAACAAGATCAAACTTGCACCGGAAGAGTTCGAGagtttgaaaaagaaagaggaggaATCAGGAAATATTGCAGATACAAAAGTGGCTGATGCCATGGCTCAGATAGAAGTAGTGAAGGCAAGAAATAAAGAGGcagaaaagaaatttaaggcaaatttaaaagcaattgaagaaattaaagaagcAACTGACATGGCTTTGAGGTCAGCAGAAATGTCAGAGGCTGCAGAACAGACCCTCGAGACTCAACTCCAGCGGTGGCGTGAGGAAGCGCAAACGATGGTGGTAGCTTAA
- the LOC118036598 gene encoding protein C2-DOMAIN ABA-RELATED 11: MREQLGLLKVTVVQGIRDFMTSDPYVVVKLDNQTAKTKFINSCLNPVWNEELSFSLKEPVGVLSLEVFDKDRFKADDKMGHAHLNLQPIASSARLKQFAKVSSAETILRKIVPDTDNCLARESSISCINGEVVQSVWLRLCAVESGEIELKIKLIDPCVASSK; the protein is encoded by the exons ATGAGGGAGCAGTTAGGATTGCTAAAAGTTACCGTTGTGCAAGGGATCAGGGATTTCATGACTAGTGATCCTTATGTAGTCGTCAAGCTGGACAATCAG ACAGCAAAGACCAAGTTCATCAATAGTTGTCTTAATCCAGTATGGAACGAAGAGCTAAGTTTCTCACTCAAAGAACCCGTTGGAGTTCTAAGTTTG GAAGTATTTGATAAAGACCGTTTCAAGGCAGATGACAAGATGGGACATGCTCACCTCAACCTTCAACCAATTGCATCTTCTGCTAGATTGAAGCAGTTTGCCAAGGTTTCTTCTGCCGAGACAATTTTAAGGAAGATTGTTCCTGATACCGACAATTGTCTTGCTCGTGAAAGCTCAATTAGTTGCATAAATGGTGAAGTAGTGCAGAGTGTTTGGTTGAGGCTCTGTGCAGTCGAGTCGGGGGAGATAGAACTAAAGATTAAGTTAATTGATCCTTGTGTTGCTTCGTCGAAGTAG